Genomic segment of Sarcophilus harrisii chromosome 4, mSarHar1.11, whole genome shotgun sequence:
GGAAGGGATTGTTTgagctttcttttccatttcctaataGCTTGAAACATAGCAGGTGCTAAAAAATGTGTTGATGTGAGTCAAGTTTTCAGGTAGGGAGGCTAGTGCCAGTTGTGATGAGATTGAAATATAAGTTAAGAGTTTTACAGGAATCTGAGAATGTGCATTGAGCAGGAAGGCAATAAATAATGTTTATACAGTGTTTGCAGATTTACAAGACACTTTACTATCTTGATCCTCACTATTCCAGGTAACCCCAATTGACAGCTCAGAAAGGGAGACTAAGATATTAAAAGACTTATCCATGCTACCCTAGTTAGTAAGTATGAGTCAGATACGAATTTGAAGCCATTTCTCCTCACTTCACATTCAACCTCTATTTACTATATCAAGATGTCATTTCAATAGCTAAGGTTGCCAGAAGGGACAGCATTTTGACCTCtgcagtttttctttttggtcatttaCTTGAATTTAGGTGTATTTTTGAATGGGAAAGTTGGCATGAGAGTCATGATGAGATTAGGATTCAAGTCATCCTTGTAAAGGATTCTCTTAGATGTGCATTGGACAGGAAGAAtgaataataactgacatttttataGTGCTCATTAAATAATTGATAATGAATTTTCCCCTTTGCATTTGTGTTGTAGTAGGAGTCTAGAAATATCAGAATGGGTAACTTGCAACAACTTTTTATGTAGCTAGATGATCAACCTTCTTCTGACTTGTGCTGCTTTCCCCATTTTCTATAGGTGTAACTGCAGAATCTCCAGGATGGCCATACAGTTCCGTGCAATCTTCCCCTTAGCCTTGCCTGGAGTGTTGGCACTCATCGGCTGGTGGTGGTTTTACTCTCGGAAAAAAGAGCATGTCAGCAGTCATGACCGGCAGACAGGGGCCACAGCTAAAGATCTAAGGACAGACACCCCAATTGAGGAATCCCTCTTGAGGGAAAAAGTCTGCTACACCAGGGTAATGCCTTTGCCATCAGATGGTTCAcggcatccagaaaaagagatgGTAACTATGGGTAAATCGCCAATGGAACTTGTAAGGAAAACATCACAGCCACATCTGCCTCCAAGAAAATTAGATTCTTCTGGCACCTTCTCTGGCACCACTGATGCAAAGCTCCGACTGAACTCACGCAAGGAAGAtggtggaaaattggaaaaagcaGTATCTCAAGAGGAAACAAGGTCTCTTCCTAAAGAATCATCACTTCCACCCCTGAAGGATGCTTTGTTTCCCCATGAAGCATTAGAACTACAGAAACTAGACTCTCCATTTGGTCGAATACCTGGAAAAGGCTGGCCAGGCCATTTGGAGGTCCCTTCTGAGCAACATGGCTCCTTGGAGAAGGCAAAGGAGGCAAGTGGAATAGAAGGAACAGGTGATGCAGCCATGGGAGAGAGTGTGTCTGAAGAAGGTGGCTTATCTTATAATCTTGGTGCTGAATCCAAGATTAGAGTTCCCAAGCAGGATACTatgatggaagaagaaaaagggaaagagaatagatCTCGAGGAGTGAGGGCAGTGCAGAAGGAAGAGTGCCTGGGGAAAGTATTGAATAGCTTCATAGAGTCAGCTCAAGCAGAATTGTCACAAGAAGAACAGGCAGTGGCTCATCAAGTCAGAAGCAACAGGTCTGGAGAAAATTACATTGATGGAGGCCACCTCACAAGGGAACTGAAGAAAGGAAGTTCTCTAGAAATGAGAGAAGATTTTGAGCAGGCAGCCatgcaaatcatttccaaagtgATCTTAGCAGCAAAGGAAGAATTACTAGGGAAAACAGTGGGTGACCTTAAGCAACACAACTGTCAACCCTCAGTAAGTTGGATTGAAGGCCCAGTGGAGGAACAGAGCTTTGTCCTAGACATGCAGAAACCTGTGTTGGGACAGAATGCTTCAGATCCCAGCAGGGCTGTGGTTGACACACCAATGGCATCAGGAAAGACAGTAGAGCTGGAAGTAGTCGGCCTCCCACCTGGCCCTGAGGTAGAGGATCTTGGTCACAAGCAGAAGACCTACGTGAGTTGTCTGAAGAACAGCCTCCTGTCCAGTGTGGCCCTTGATGACAAGCCAAAGAATTCTGCCCAGCGTATCTCCCTGGCAGCGGGTTCCCCCCAAGCCGTCCAGTACAGTGAGTCATTTGAGGAGGCCAACATCAGGGTAGAGGATACCAGCTGTGTCTCCTGCATGTCAGAGGACAGCCAGAGGGCTCAGTCAGTATCCTCTAATTGTTCAGATTCTGCAGGCACTTCTGGGCTAGAAGATTCTTCCTCGGAGCTCAATCTAAGCCTCAGCAACAAGCCACTTACCTCTCCACTGCTGGAAAGGACTGTGTCCTATAGCAATGGAGTGTTGAAAGGGGAGTCCTCTGATTTGGGGACAGAGGATAGATGGACCACAGAGACAGAAGCTGACCAGTCTGGAGGTAGGAATGTCTCAAAGTCACATAGAGTATAAAAATGGAGTGGGTCCCCCTTTATTCTGGCCCCTGTTTCCCAACAAACAACacctttttgtgtgtttttagctttttttttttttaaaaaacccacgACTTCAGTTTTGTGGATCGtgccttttaaaattcattcttaaTTGACCTAAAAGATTTCCGGATACTGTATCCTTAGCAGCTCAGCTGTGTAATTGAGGTGTATCTGAGGGCTCTTAGGTAACTTTTTGGGTCAAAGGGATGAAACTTTCACTGGAACAGTGTTGAATGTGTTCCTCTGTGGAGGATAACCTCTGAAAATTGAGCTTGTTATTGAAATCCAAAAGCAGACTATTggtctatttttatttaaagaagaatAGTTGCTCTTTTGGTGATTAAATATGGAgaagatagcttttttttttttttttttttttaatggtctatTTCTTTAATGTGTTCTTTACTTGAACTTGTTTATGGCTTTGTTtatgtcctttcttcctttcttgggAGGAAAGTTCAACAGATGGCCACTTCCCTTGGTAGCCATAAGATATTGAGACTTTCCAGGTTAGTCCCTATAACACTTTTGATTTATGGAAATCTGGTAAAGATTTCTAGCCAATAGTCAGCAAATCCTGGGCAACAGTAATTCCAGTCCAGAGGAGGCTTCCTGTgattaaaaattgtctttcatcCCTTAGACTTCTCAAAACCAGACCCAGACATGGAATATTTGAATGGGCTAATTCCTCAATCAGCAGTTCCCAATCTGGGTTGGTTAAATCACAGAATTTGTCAGATCATCTCATGGGATGACATGGTGTTCAAAAACCcttatttcaattgttttaagGCACATGGCAAGTGTCTTAAAATTGATTTAATGGCACAGGCCATTTCTTAGGTTACATACATCCTTGATCCATAGGATATAAAATAGTTTGACTCCAAAGGGTAGGAAATGGCTAAGATCAGGCTTCTTTCAGTATAATATTAATGTATGATAAATAACTTATCTTTCAGATAAAACTTGGATTCTTTCATAGATCTTTAACATTGAGGTAAAACACATTCCTTCTTGAGGATAGGAAAAACTCTCTTTAGAGTCTCAAATTGTTGCCCTAAAATTAAAGGGTGGCTTGTATCTAAAAGACAGTTGTTCCAAAATGGAAGCACCTCaacctatttttatt
This window contains:
- the AKAP1 gene encoding A-kinase anchor protein 1, mitochondrial isoform X1; this translates as MAIQFRAIFPLALPGVLALIGWWWFYSRKKEHVSSHDRQTGATAKDLRTDTPIEESLLREKVCYTRVMPLPSDGSRHPEKEMVTMGKSPMELVRKTSQPHLPPRKLDSSGTFSGTTDAKLRLNSRKEDGGKLEKAVSQEETRSLPKESSLPPLKDALFPHEALELQKLDSPFGRIPGKGWPGHLEVPSEQHGSLEKAKEASGIEGTGDAAMGESVSEEGGLSYNLGAESKIRVPKQDTMMEEEKGKENRSRGVRAVQKEECLGKVLNSFIESAQAELSQEEQAVAHQVRSNRSGENYIDGGHLTRELKKGSSLEMREDFEQAAMQIISKVILAAKEELLGKTVGDLKQHNCQPSVSWIEGPVEEQSFVLDMQKPVLGQNASDPSRAVVDTPMASGKTVELEVVGLPPGPEVEDLGHKQKTYVSCLKNSLLSSVALDDKPKNSAQRISLAAGSPQAVQYSESFEEANIRVEDTSCVSCMSEDSQRAQSVSSNCSDSAGTSGLEDSSSELNLSLSNKPLTSPLLERTVSYSNGVLKGESSDLGTEDRWTTETEADQSGGSDVNSMDSVDSGCGLRKTESHPSPQPGTETNKVELTIWEIEVPKHLVGRLIGKQGRYVSFLKQTSGAKIYISTLPYTQNFQICHIEGSQHHVDKALSLIGKKFKELNLTNIYAPPLPSLTLPSLPMTSWLMLPDGVTVEVIVVNQVNAGHMFVQQHTHPTFHALRSLDQQMYLCYSQPGIPTLPTPVEVAVICAAPGVDGAWWRAQVVAYYKESDEVEIRYVDYGGYKRVKTEILRQIRSDFVTLPFQGAEVLLDNVAPLSDEDHFSPEADAAVNEMTRGTPLLAQVTNYNSTGLPLIQLWSMIGDEAVSINRTLVERGLAQWIDSYYTSL
- the AKAP1 gene encoding A-kinase anchor protein 1, mitochondrial isoform X2 gives rise to the protein MAIQFRAIFPLALPGVLALIGWWWFYSRKKEHVSSHDRQTGATAKDLRTDTPIEESLLREKVCYTRVMPLPSDGSRHPEKEMVTMGKSPMELVRKTSQPHLPPRKLDSSGTFSGTTDAKLRLNSRKEDGGKLEKAVSQEETRSLPKESSLPPLKDALFPHEALELQKLDSPFGRIPGKGWPGHLEVPSEQHGSLEKAKEASGIEGTGDAAMGESVSEEGGLSYNLGAESKIRVPKQDTMMEEEKGKENRSRGVRAVQKEECLGKVLNSFIESAQAELSQEEQAVAHQVRSNRSGENYIDGGHLTRELKKGSSLEMREDFEQAAMQIISKVILAAKEELLGKTVGDLKQHNCQPSVSWIEGPVEEQSFVLDMQKPVLGQNASDPSRAVVDTPMASGKTVELEVVGLPPGPEVEDLGHKQKTYVSCLKNSLLSSVALDDKPKNSAQRISLAAGSPQAVQYSESFEEANIRVEDTSCVSCMSEDSQRAQSVSSNCSDSAGTSGLEDSSSELNLSLSNKPLTSPLLERTVSYSNGVLKGESSDLGTEDRWTTETEADQSGGSDVNSMDSVDSGCGLRKTESHPSPQPGTETNKVELTIWEIEVPKHLVGRLIGKQGRYVSFLKQTSGAKIYISTLPYTQNFQICHIEGSQHHVDKALSLIGKKFKELNLTNIYAPPLPSLTLPSLPMTSWLMLPDGVTVEVIVVNQVNAGHMFVQQHTHPTFHALRSLDQQMYLCYSQPGIPTLPTPVEAVICAAPGVDGAWWRAQVVAYYKESDEVEIRYVDYGGYKRVKTEILRQIRSDFVTLPFQGAEVLLDNVAPLSDEDHFSPEADAAVNEMTRGTPLLAQVTNYNSTGLPLIQLWSMIGDEAVSINRTLVERGLAQWIDSYYTSL